In the genome of Lathyrus oleraceus cultivar Zhongwan6 chromosome 4, CAAS_Psat_ZW6_1.0, whole genome shotgun sequence, the window GCAATTGAGAGACATccataaaaataaaaataaaaacaatacTGAGAGACTCAGCAGCAATGCATATCATGGGATATGTCTTCAGATAGTGAAGTTCATGTGCTTCAGACTTTATGCCAATGGTCTTAAAGTTCATGTGCTTCATACTTTATGCCAATGGTCTTAAACATTCCGCAGTCCAGGATAGTAAAGGAACCAAAAGTAAAATTCTTGAACAATTAAAGGTGGAAGTCAACTCAAGAAAATCAAATTAAAAGGACACGCTGGGAACAAATAAACAAATTTTAATGACATGTTGTAATAGGAAGTAAAAAGAATGCCTTGTACAAGTAATTTAGAGTCAGCAGAAAGTATCACAAAGCTATAGACAAACCATGTAGAGCAAAAAGACTAAACTAAAGTGATCGGTCACCAGATTAATGGTTGAAGGAAGTAGTATGAAGAATCCAAGAAGTTAGATGATTACCAATATGTTATATACAAATAGTAGGATTGTCGGTATGAGCAATTGTGGTGGTGGAGAACTGAGTCTGTTGTCTACTTTCAGTGGAACATGATCCTAATATTTAGCTTCAAAGAGAGCGATAAAATATAAAGGCATTGCTAATGGCCATTCGCACAAGACAAGAGGTAGAATACTAGGGGGGTCATTGGAACAAAGGCCCGCAATCTAAACCAACACTTAATTGGTCACATTTAGGATATAGAATATAGGATAATTATTGTAGCTATGAGTTAGTTAATAGAAGTTAGTAATTTCATAAGTTTGTTAGGTGGTTGTGAAGATTTGTTATTTTGATTATTCTTAGGAAGTCTTTAACTAGTCCTCAATTGGTAGAAAAAAAGATAGCTTTTGAATAATTAAATTTAGTGACCAGAGATAGCTCTAGTGTGAGAGGAGAGTGCTTCTTTGGGAAAGCCTTGAGTGTGTAAGGTTAACTTCATCATTGTAAATCCTTTGTatcttctctttcaattctaGTTATACATTCTATTGATAGTAACAGAAAGATATTCAAAGAATTCTTCTTTTCCCAATTTTGTTGATCAATCTTTATTCTAGTTAGAACCATTCTCTTGTTTATTCATTTCTGCCCAGTTTTCGGAGTTATTTCCATATATCAAAATAAAGGTTCCTAACACCACCAAACCCCAAGGAGGTTAAAAAAATTAGGTGGTCTGAACAAGACCAATAGTGTAACGAACAAAAAGCCCAGATTGAAATTATGAGGGCATGTGGCAGAGAGTGACTGATTCTGGCGACCGTTCTTCTAAGGCTACTACATCAACAGTTTCTGGCTAGGAGTGTTCCAACAGTTTTTTGATCAGAGAGGATTGGTTGGAAGACCTAACTTGACTGCAACAACGAGAGACATAATTTTTTAGTGTCTTACTATATTGCTTGAACCAGACCCAGATGAATGGCTTTAGTGCCATTTTTAGATTGCAAATATTTACTGAGTTGCTTGAGGAGTCCCTCAGCACACGCACATACAAGATTTACAACTTAATACTAGAAACTACATAAATACAGAAACTAAGGAAACCAATTATATGACAGCAATTAAGATTCAATAAATATGGTGCTAAATAGATTATATCATCCCTAAATAGGAGATACTTCCTAACAATAGTTATATTTTCCTTTCCATTTTGGCATAACTTTTCTGCAGGAACCCATCAAGAATTAAAATGCAAGCATATAAATAAACCCAGATAATCAGATATTCATTAAGGAAATTTGTGACTGtaacaaaaaaaatcataataaattaACATGAAAGATATATGACAAAACGAATATTTCTGATGGAAATTACATATTTTTCAAACCTAATGCAGGCATGGCATACCTTTGCTCTTGAAGCATCTCACCAAGCTCCCTATGTGATTCCTCAATCTACTATTCAAACAATTAATAAACAAGACCATGTAAAATGTCATTGAAGGATATGAAAATCATCCATGGGATTGTCAAAATTATCTAAGATTTGGATTTCTGAACCTCTTTAATTGCAAGGCCGTGTTTTTATAAATTATGTGAACTCTTAAAATTAATACTCCACTAAAAAACTTGAGATTTTAATGTGCAACAAAAACAATTAAAGACGTGCATTTTATGAGAAGAAAACATTCAAAAACGTCATATGAAAGTCCTACCTCAGTTACCAATGTCTTGCAACTCCAAACAAAGGCTCCCTGAAAGCATACAGAGTTTAAATCTTTTGAACATATAAACAGAGCATGACACAATAACAGTTACGTGATAACCGGGTGGTATGCACCAGCAGTTTAAAAAATAAGGGAAATCATACTAAAATCATAGTATATTTTTATTTCCTTAGTTTGCATAGATTAACAAGGAGAGAACAATACTCATAATTGGAAAAGAATTATAAAGACAACTGACAATCAAGTTGCTTCAATTTTACTCAAGTTTTCAATTTATGAAAATACGCATACTTCTCCATATGCTGCTTCCCGATGACAGCGATCAGAAGTGACAACCCAGACTTTGGGGCAACCGTCCTTCTTTAAAGCTGAAACCTAAATTGAGTAAAGAATACAACTTGTAAGTTCCATTCAAATGATACAAATacaataaaattaaatatgtatGGTATTCATAAAAAAGACAAACACGTCCCAGTTGATAGTTTAAATTTTGATGCAAGAAGATTCACTTGATGAAAGAAAAAACGAAGCTCTATTATAAATGAAAATAGTGTTTGCAAGTGTTTTAAAGCCCAGAGTACCAAGTTCAATTCCTACTCATGAAAAATTAGCTCTGTTATAATTTACTTGTGCAAATTACCACTGATTTTCTAATTAAAAACATTAATAAGTTATATGCATCACATCATTGCATTTCAATTTTCAAGGTTCACATGTGCAGAAAATAATCTCATTTTACATTATGGAACTATAGATGCTAATCCATTAATATCTTAGAAGAGTTTAACATATAAAAGCAATAGCAGCAGAAGATGCTAGAATGTTGAAAACAAGGTCAAGAGCTGTGTTGCATGGATACAGGTACAAATACCAGTATTGGTATGCACAAGGTTACAGTGATTAGTCACAAATTATGAAGAAAATAGTGTCGATTCATTTCATTTAGCAACATACCAAACAACTTATCAACAAAACTTGGAGTTATGTAAAGATTGACTGGAATATCGAAAATAACTAATGGGTGAGTATTGTGAACATAACCATGTGCATACGACATTCTGTCCAAAAAAAAACTTGGAGTTATGTAAAGATTAACTTGAACATTGAGTAATAACTAACGAATGAATATTGTGTACATACCATGTGTACACAATAGTGTAAAAAAAAAACATGTACACGAGAAGTACCGATAGTGTGTGCTGTGCATACCTAATATGGGAATACAAAATATATTTAAGGAGAACCCATCCATTGTAGATCAAAATCAAAACTACAATAATCGCCTATCTAGAGGTCAAAGAGATGGTGAAATTCATATTCCAAACATCTTCTAGAAAAGAAGGAACGTGTCTATAAAATCATGATTGATGATACTTGACCAGAGCAAAATTGCAGATGGGAACTCCATTGACCTGTAGTAGTTATATCTAACCTCTTTTTCAATCCATATATCAGCAGATGTTTTACTTGAGAAAACAATGTCGATACTGCAAAACGGCCAAATTATAATCTATAAGATTGTAACTTAGAAGAATGTAAAAATTAAAATGATGTTATAACTATCATAGTCAAACCAAATGGTTACATTGGTGTATGATGATAAATGAAAAACTAGCACAGTAACTAAAAGTAAAGGCGGAAACACTACCCAGCAGAACGTTCCTTGTGATTGGGGAACCCAGACATCATGGCATCAAATACAACAACCACTTTGATCTCTGTACAAGCAAATAACATTGAAAACATTAATGAAGAGCAATAATAGTAGAAAGCATAAAAATGAGTACTAGTAAAGGTGGAAGCAGAAACCTCTGATCATACTAAAGGTTTTAAGCTCATCAATCAGCATTTGGCGAGCCAGCTCAAGTCTTCCACTCATAAAATATTTCTTGAGCTTCATCCAATATCCACAAACATTATAGCCATCCACAAGCATCACAGGAACACCATCATCTATAATAACAAACTGGTTTGAGCTGCAGTGCACAATAGCAATTTAGCAACAAAAAAAAAAGTTGTGAAAGAAAAAGGCTTCTTTAATATGGTTACTATTTATTAGAAGTTACATGCATAAGCACCTCTAATACAGCGCgagaaaactaataaaaactaataaaaacaaCTTATGACATATTCATACATTTTTTCGGCTTTTTTTCAAAAGCTCTCGAAATAAGTTACCAAAACTAATACGTCATAAACTCCAAGTTAAGTTGTTAATTCAAACACGATCTTACTTGTCGAGGGAGGAGATAGGATCACGATCGTGATTTTTTTCCTTTTCCGCCTTCTTTTTGCGGTAACTGGTGGAAGGTCTTGGAGCGGTAGATTTTCGTTTTTCGTACTCCTAAACAATATAGATAGAAATGAGTAAATAGAATAATCAAAGATAGAGGAAATTGTAATGAGGAAGATAGGTACCTTCCATGTCTTGAGGATTTGAAGGTTTTGCTTGGCGTTTGAAGTGATTCTGGGAGGACTTGGTTGAGAATTGGAACCCTAATTAGTGAGTAGTGAAGAACGCATGTGAGAAACTAACGAAGTGGTTGCAAATTGCAAATTGCAAATTAGAAACAAGAATTAAAAGGGGAAGAAGGAACCTTAGCGTCATTGTGACGGTGCTTTTTGCTTTTGGAGGCTACTATGAAACTGTGCTTGTGTCTGTGAACGgaggaggaagaagaagaagcaTTGTAATTGGAATCACGACGGAGTGCAAAGGAATGGGATGAAATTGTTGATGGAAGTAATTTCAATTTCATAGCTTaatatttaatattattgttGTTACTTGTTAATATTTTTTTCATTGATAATAAACTTTTCTCCTTTTCTTCTCATGGATTTGTTAAAGAGCTACTTCCTTCAATCTCGAATGGATGAATGCGTCTCTTCCTCATCCTACCAAACTAAATTtcaataaataaaaataatattattattattgttataaTAATAGATTATTGTTTTCTTTTTTGTGGTTCTCACATTGGGAAGTATTAGATGATTTAAATGGTCACCTCCACTTATATATGTCACCCCTTATGAATGCTATTATTTTTATGCCCtcattaatttatttatttttcctaTTGCAATTATCagaaattttgaaaaaaaaaaattctataaCCTCTTATTGCATTAATTTACCACCCCATTTATCTTTAAAAATTCAACACAAAAAATTTGATAAATTATAGCATgaaaacaaaatttaaaaattatatcATCGGAAATTTTAAAATTTCTGATAAACTATagtattttttaaaaattttgaTAAACTACATAAAATAATGTATCgaaaatttaaaaatgaattatcAGAAATTTGGACTGATATCGAAAAATTGGATTCTTATCAGAAATTTTAAATGAACTATCAGAATTTCCATTcgcacttttgacccaaaaaaTTTCATGGATATTTTGGGAATTATGAAAATATATGGGTGTGGGGGTGGTAAGTTAAATTCTCGAAGTATTCATGTTAGAAAGGGCTCGGGAGTTTGATGGGCTTATCGATTTGAATTTTATTTACGATTTAAATTTTGAAATTATTTTATCCATTTCATGAAGGGGGGTAAATACATTGAAAACTCGATTTTACTATTTCTATATTATGGATATGAATCTTCGAACGAACTTAATACACACAAAAAAATGTTACAAGTTATTGTGGTtaatttaattttcattaagaATATAGTCAGGGGCTATATCATATATCAGTTTTAGTTAGACAGATTATTTTAAGAATATACCCGAGGAGGTATATCATATACTTGGACGAGAAATATCAATTTTAGTTAGACAGATTGCTTTAAGAATATACTCGGGGTATATCATATATCGGGCGAGTATATCAATTTTAGTTAGACATCCTACTTTAAGAATATACTCGTGGATATATCATATAGTCGGTCAGATATATCAGCTTTAGGTATATCATATTGTTTTTAGACATTTtgttttgaatttgatttagATGGTCCGTGTATCCATAAATATCACCCCTCGTTGTAATTGAAACACACAACAATCAATAAACTCTTTTTCCTCAATCACTATCTAATTTTCTCTCAATTAATCATCATTTATCAAATAATTTGTTATACAGGTTACCCAACAAATTGGTATCAAACTAAATTTctatataataataataataataataataataataatagaattTAGGTCGAGAGGAGGATGACTAAAGGACGAGGGCGACCGAAAAAACAGGTGTCATCGTCGCCGGGAAATCGAATAATTCTAGTGGAAATAAACCATTTGAATGAAGCTGAAGATCCATTGGCGAAGAAAAATGAGGAAGCATAAAGGAAACTAAAGATACTGAAGAGGAAATCAAAGAAACGGGAACCCTAGAGAACGAACAAAAAACGGGACCACAAGACTCAAGGAGTGCAGTTTGTGTAAGTGAAAAATGTGCATGGGGGAAAGGTGGGTGGGGAAGAATGATGCATAAGCGAGAGGGTGCATGTAAGGTGAGAAGGTGCAAGAGAGTGTCTGTCTCTGATCCAACTCATTGTTAGTCTCACTACCTGCATCGACGTCCATAGGAGCAACATCGGTGTCTTCACCGATAAATTATAAAGCCGATTAGCCCCGACTTGCACATCAGTGCACTTGGGCATGGCAAAATTATGCTTCTGTCTATAGTATTATTAATCATCAAGTGATATCTCTCATCACTCTCATATTTAATCATGTGTTGCGCTTGACATGAATGAATGTCCAAGGTAGTGCTTGAAGATAGAGAAAAGCAAGAAAGGGGGGTTTGGATTGTTTTCACAAATAATAAAAACTTTTACAAATAAAACACACACGAAGAATAAGGCTATCAACACAGAATTTTATCCTcgttcgcttgaaattcaaagttactccagtccacccgaccaaggtgatttcgccttcaacaatGACTTAATCCACCAATCTTGAAAGATTAAAACAAGTGTGATTTCGCCTCACATGGGATACTGACATCATGCGGAAAATGTAATAGGGCAACAATTTGGTTTTGATCAAACTCATAATCCATATTAAACATTCTAAATGTAACAGTCCCAATTGAGGCTCAGATTACGAGATTCATGATATAAGTGTAAGAACTGAGGAACTCAAGTGTGAGTTTCTCATATGCAAAGTGACGTAAATTGATAAAGTAAGTCCATCATATTCTGTCCAACATAAAATTCACATTGTCAAACAAGAATCATCGGAGTACCTCGTACGAGTAATCTGACGCTGGTACAGAGTTGCGTATCGCTATTGTTGACCAACTCCAACTTTGAAAATAATGTCCATAAAGTCAATTGTATTCCTTAGAGGCATGGTGGAAGAATAAATAAAGTGATTGGTGATGAGGTTCGAAATTTGGGATTTTGAGGAAGGAGGAAAGTTTGGTTTTTACATGGTGGGGATGAAAGTTGGAAGAATGAGGATAAGAATGGTGGTCTCGGATTTGATTTTGGTTAGAAATGAAGAAGTTAGGGGTGTTTGAAGTTTGAAGTGTTAATGGAGTTTGTAAGATTTAGTGTAGAAGATGAAGAAGATAAAGAgaataaaatatggaaaaatgAAGAAGATGTACATGTCTAAATGGTTGGGGGAGATAGATGGCTGGAAGTTTGAAAGAAAAAGGACTTTAAGTGGAATGAATGAGGATAAATGATTGGGATGGTAAAAAAACTTGAAAAACGTGTTTTGACAGCTTGACGGGCGTCATACCCATGACGGGTAGCCCGTCAATGTCTGGGGAAAATgattataataaaataaaaatgtaCAAACACGTCCTAGACACCCTGACAGGTGTCATCCAGATGACGACCTTCCCGTCAGCGCCTTTACATTGCGTGACGTCCATTATCTAGCTAATGGTCAACCTGTCATGATATTAATGCAATGTTTTTTAAACGTTTCTCTTGCTAAAGGGAATGGTAGTTCCCTTTTAAGTAACTTTTACATAAATGAGACATAGTTTTTGAgggagaagggcgatccaaaacgcatcggaaattaaaattttctcctttagtgatccttacgaatgggcatgatctgtgatagaatagttacctcttgtgacgattgaaacctttgatgcagatctacggagcgatcacgaacgttgaacgatgacaacgcctctactcagtccacacgaacggattccttcaatctcagtgctagctgctacgaatgaatgctttgagtgagagagagagaaaacgaaattgcaactgcattaaatgcttctgcacaagggttctatttatagaaccacttgtgtgggattcaagctaaaaagcccacttaagtgtatgtggcccatatcttataatatgccaaattcacttaagcgtgtggtaccttaccatatttcgtattctacttaagtacaccgtaccttacgatgttctacaattcacttaagtgcaccgtaccttacggtgttccttagttactctatctctcatcaatccgtcctttgtgtgtgaccctgtaggttttcgcggcattagcaattatattaaatcacgtatttaacataataaacagtgagcggtatctagcaacacatcactgctacccaagacacgaaaatgtcatgtgatctgacaaatccttctgtgataatacttatgtgtataattacccttttacccttatgtctatattgaacacaaggcatagaccgtgtcatccttgtcaagttcaatattgggcccatagacatttatcctgttacacaaGATGGGgaaattccatctaggtcactcatgtcccttagcatgcttcgtggagtacccatcaaccgtctttatggttatccagttacggacaatgtttgatcagcaataaagcacttgactctacatctagggtccatagtggtttcaggtcgaagggtggtatacaccattatcaccatgagaataacttatgacactttgcataacattctatacaatattctcatagcgggtcaatccagtataaatattactcttaatactcatacctatgtttaagacttgataactctttatccatgatccatgagatgtgatcatcagtctataaacataatagttttaatgctttaatgttatcccacttcacaataaagctcgactacggatactttaagaatagtgtccttatgtttaatgtgatctcatgattaagtcatacttgatacattaaacagactagctattctagggactttattaaacaaacataataaagaaaaagccttttattattaataaataattcgatataagtaccaaaagtattggcctctaggtcttacaccaacaatctcccactagcactagagccaatcaggcatacccctaatgcccatagatctagtatggccatcatgcttctgctgcgcaagaggctttgtcagtgggtctgcaatattgtcaagtgtaggtactctgcatattttcacatctcctctatctattatctctcgaatgaggtgataacgcctaagtatgtgtttgggtcgttggtgagatctaggctccttagcttgtgcgatagcaccattgttatcacaatagagaccaatgggatccacaatgctaggaactatgccaagttcactaatgaactttttgatccgAACAGCTTCttttgctgcacttgaggcaacaatttactcggcctcagttgtagaatcaacaattgtatcttgctttgaacttttccagctcacagcgccaccgtttaagcaaaacacataaccagattgcgatctaaagtcatccttatctgtctggaagctagcatcggtgtatccaattacagccagctcttcctgacctccatatatcaagaatgagtcattagtccttctcaaatacttaaggatattcttgacagctacccaatgagcatcatcgggatcagattggtacctacttgttgcacttaaagcatacaagacatctggtcgagtacataacatggcatacatgatatatcctattgcagatgcatatggaatcttattcatgcgatccctttcttccttagttgaaggggattgtgtttttgatagacacagcccatgttgcatatgtatgaatcttttcttggaatcatgcatattaaagcgtctcagcactttgtctatgtatgtactctgacttaggccaagcagtttttgtgatctatctctatagattctgattcctaatatataggttgcttcacccaggtccttcataaaaaagcatttccccaaccaagactttacttgttgtagggtagggatattgtttccaatgagtaatatgtcatctacatataataccaggaaaatgatcatgctcccactaaccttcttgtagacacaaggctcatcttcattcttgatgaatccatattgttttaccgtttcatcaaaacgaagattccagcttctggaagcttgctttaatccatagattgatctttgtaacttacatatcttttgggcttcttctggtatgtcaaatccttcaggctgtgtcatgtacacatcctcaagaagattcccattaaggaaatcaattttgacatccatcttccatatttcataatcatgatatgcagcgatagcaagtaaaattcgaacagatttaagcattgcaactggtgaaaaggtttcatcatagtcaaccctatgaatttttttatatccttttgcaactagtcttgccttataggtatgtagcttaccatccatgtcagtcttctttttaaagacccacttgcatcctatagggttaactcctataggAGGCTCAACCAAGGTCtaaacctggtttgtgtacatggaatccatttcagatttcatggcttctagccacttctcagactcgggaccagttatagcctcttggtaggtcacgagctcatcttgatcaatgagtaatacatcaccttgatcacttatgagatatccatatctctcaggtaggtgatgtatcctgcttcACCTACGTcggtcttgttctacttgagcaggtttctctttcacacctacttgtgtttcctgctctaattcctccataggtgtatcaatgctttgtgattcttgaatttcttcaagctctactttcctcccactgattcctttggaaataaaatccttttctaggaaaactccagttcgagcgacaaacactttgaactcagaaggattgtagaagtaataccctcttgtttctttaggataccccacaaataagcatttgtcagatttgggctcaagcttagttgaaatttgtcgtttcacataaacttcgcaaccccaaattttcatgtaagacatatgtgatttcttaccactccatatctcatatggtgtcttctcaacctttttggatgga includes:
- the LOC127138257 gene encoding uncharacterized protein LOC127138257 isoform X1 → MKLKLLPSTISSHSFALRRDSNYNASSSSSSVHRHKHSFIVASKSKKHRHNDAKGSNSQPSPPRITSNAKQNLQILKTWKEYEKRKSTAPRPSTSYRKKKAEKEKNHDRDPISSLDNSNQFVIIDDGVPVMLVDGYNVCGYWMKLKKYFMSGRLELARQMLIDELKTFSMIREIKVVVVFDAMMSGFPNHKERSAGIDIVFSSKTSADIWIEKEVSALKKDGCPKVWVVTSDRCHREAAYGEGAFVWSCKTLVTEIEESHRELGEMLQEQRSTSFQGSLLKHSLSTEVLDALRNLRQKLSENESK
- the LOC127138257 gene encoding uncharacterized protein LOC127138257 isoform X2, producing the protein MKLKLLPSTISSHSFALRRDSNYNASSSSSSVHRHKHSFIVASKSKKHRHNDAKGSNSQPSPPRITSNAKQNLQILKTWKEYEKRKSTAPRPSTSYRKKKAEKEKNHDRDPISSLDNSNQFVIIDDGVPVMLVDGYNVCGYWMKLKKYFMSGRLELARQMLIDELKTFSMIREIKVVVVFDAMMSGFPNHKERSAGIDIVFSSKTSADIWIEKEVSALKKDGCPKVWVVTSDRCHREAAYGEGAFVWSCKTLVTE